In Betaproteobacteria bacterium, the following proteins share a genomic window:
- a CDS encoding ionic transporter y4hA — MPAWAWLVPAVAAATLGAAIALDVGPMLAALCAVALVGAVFAAVHHAEVVAHRVGEPFGTLLLAVAVTVIEASLILSMMLTGGAGQAALPRDTIFSAIMIIANGVIGVCLLVGGLHHREQSFRAEGAAQGLTAVIALSTLSLVLPSFTTTTPNSTYSTSQLAFAAIASLVLWAAYVFMQTVRHRDYFLPTGDASNQDAHAQPPSAGAAWASFGLLIVSLVAVVGLAKMLSPTIERAVAAAGAPKTVIGIAIALLVLLPETWAAVRAARANRFQTSMNLAMGSAVASIGLTIPVVAYASVAYGIPLTLGLDAKDIVLLVLTFVVGAITMGTGRTNIMQGVVHLVIFAAFLFLALVP, encoded by the coding sequence ATGCCGGCCTGGGCATGGCTCGTCCCCGCGGTTGCCGCGGCGACGCTGGGAGCGGCGATCGCGCTCGACGTGGGGCCGATGCTCGCGGCCCTGTGCGCTGTCGCCCTCGTCGGCGCGGTGTTTGCGGCCGTGCACCACGCCGAGGTCGTGGCGCACCGCGTGGGCGAGCCCTTCGGCACGCTCCTGCTGGCGGTCGCGGTGACGGTCATCGAGGCTTCCCTCATCCTCTCGATGATGCTCACCGGCGGCGCGGGGCAGGCCGCATTGCCGCGCGACACGATCTTCTCCGCCATCATGATCATCGCAAATGGCGTGATCGGCGTGTGCCTGCTCGTGGGCGGGCTGCACCACCGCGAGCAGTCCTTCCGCGCCGAGGGCGCGGCGCAGGGCCTGACGGCGGTGATTGCTCTCTCGACGCTCTCGCTGGTGCTGCCCTCGTTCACGACCACCACGCCGAACTCGACCTACAGCACATCCCAGCTCGCCTTCGCCGCCATCGCCTCACTCGTGCTCTGGGCCGCCTACGTGTTCATGCAGACGGTGCGGCACCGCGACTATTTCCTGCCCACCGGCGACGCCTCCAACCAGGACGCCCATGCGCAGCCTCCGTCCGCCGGCGCGGCATGGGCGAGCTTCGGCCTCCTGATCGTCTCGCTCGTGGCCGTGGTGGGGCTCGCGAAGATGCTCTCGCCCACGATCGAACGGGCCGTGGCCGCGGCGGGCGCTCCCAAGACGGTGATCGGCATCGCCATCGCCCTGCTGGTGCTGCTGCCGGAGACCTGGGCGGCGGTGCGGGCGGCGCGGGCCAACCGCTTCCAGACGAGCATGAACCTTGCGATGGGCTCGGCGGTCGCGAGCATCGGCCTCACCATCCCGGTGGTCGCTTACGCTTCCGTGGCCTACGGCATTCCGCTCACCCTGGGCCTCGATGCGAAGGACATCGTGCTGCTCGTGCTCACGTTCGTGGTGGGCGCCATCACCATGGGCACGGGCCGCACCAACATCATGCAGGGCGTCGTGCACCTGGTGATCTTCGCGGCGTTCCTCTTCCTCGCGCTCGTCCCTTAG
- a CDS encoding carboxymuconolactone decarboxylase family protein, with protein MNDDLFDRGLAIRREVLGAEYVDKALAAADDFNMPMQWLVTESCWGAVWGRDGLDRRTRSLLNLAMISALNRPHELKLHVVGALRNGVARDEMREVFLQVAAYCGMPAAIDSFRIAREVFAEQDRA; from the coding sequence ATGAACGACGACCTGTTCGACCGCGGTCTGGCCATCCGCCGGGAAGTGCTCGGCGCGGAATACGTCGACAAGGCGCTCGCCGCCGCCGACGACTTCAACATGCCCATGCAGTGGCTGGTCACGGAATCGTGCTGGGGCGCGGTCTGGGGGCGCGATGGACTCGATCGCAGGACCCGCAGCCTCCTCAACCTCGCCATGATCAGCGCGCTCAACCGGCCGCACGAACTCAAGCTGCACGTCGTCGGGGCGCTTCGCAATGGCGTCGCGCGCGACGAAATGCGCGAAGTGTTCCTGCAGGTTGCAGCCTACTGCGGCATGCCGGCGGCGATCGATTCCTTCCGCATTGCGCGCGAGGTGTTCGCCGAGCAGGACCGGGCCTGA
- a CDS encoding FAD-dependent oxidoreductase: MRRLTEPARELPVLAEPDVLVVGGGPAGLAAACASARAGASTLLVESYGCLGGTLTIVTLGGFCGIHAVIDEERLGRVVGGLCLELEERLAKVDAILPPRRHGRIVGVPYESVSMKRVADEMVAAHGVRVMLHTGAVAVMTEGARVSAVVVENKGGRGAIVPRVVVDCSGDGDVAARAGAGFDLGHEGETQYGSAMFRLGGVDTVRAGQLARAQIRECLERAASEGYPLPRTATGVHLNPLEGVAHLNVTKLGKPDGSPFNLVDPDDLGDAEREGRRQVRMYEEVFRRYVPGFERARVIDIGARVGVRETRLIHGDAVLTEAHVRGCVKPADRIACSSWPLETHGRGTSTQWDFLPDGEYYGIPFGCLVVKGFDNLLVAGRNLSATHVAQASVRVAGPCMAMGEAAGAAAAASLAAGANVRAVPIELLQGSLERHGVILTPALA, translated from the coding sequence GTGCGCCGTCTCACCGAGCCCGCCCGCGAATTGCCGGTCCTGGCCGAGCCCGATGTGCTCGTGGTGGGGGGCGGTCCCGCGGGCCTTGCTGCCGCCTGTGCCAGCGCGCGCGCCGGTGCCTCGACGCTGCTCGTGGAATCCTACGGATGCCTGGGGGGCACGCTCACGATTGTCACGCTGGGTGGCTTCTGCGGCATTCACGCCGTCATCGACGAGGAGCGCCTGGGCCGCGTCGTTGGCGGGCTGTGCCTCGAGCTGGAGGAGCGGCTCGCGAAAGTCGACGCGATACTCCCGCCACGCCGTCATGGCCGAATCGTCGGCGTGCCCTACGAATCGGTGTCGATGAAGCGCGTGGCCGACGAGATGGTCGCCGCCCACGGCGTGCGCGTGATGCTGCACACGGGCGCCGTGGCGGTGATGACCGAAGGCGCGCGCGTGAGCGCGGTGGTGGTGGAGAACAAGGGCGGGCGAGGCGCGATCGTGCCCCGGGTGGTGGTGGACTGCTCGGGCGACGGCGACGTCGCTGCGCGTGCCGGGGCAGGCTTCGACCTGGGGCACGAGGGCGAGACACAGTACGGCTCCGCGATGTTCCGGCTGGGCGGCGTGGACACCGTTCGCGCCGGCCAGCTTGCGCGGGCGCAGATCCGCGAGTGCCTCGAGCGCGCCGCGAGCGAAGGCTATCCCCTTCCGCGCACGGCGACCGGCGTGCACCTGAACCCGCTCGAAGGCGTGGCGCACCTGAACGTCACCAAGCTCGGCAAGCCCGATGGCAGCCCCTTCAACCTGGTGGACCCCGATGACCTGGGCGATGCGGAGCGCGAGGGCCGGCGCCAGGTGAGGATGTACGAGGAGGTCTTCCGCCGCTACGTGCCCGGGTTCGAGCGAGCGCGGGTGATCGACATCGGCGCACGGGTGGGCGTGCGCGAGACGCGGCTCATCCACGGCGATGCCGTGCTCACCGAGGCGCACGTTCGCGGATGCGTGAAGCCCGCCGACCGCATCGCCTGCTCGTCGTGGCCGCTGGAAACCCATGGCCGCGGCACCAGCACCCAGTGGGATTTCCTGCCCGACGGCGAGTACTACGGCATCCCGTTCGGCTGTCTCGTGGTGAAGGGGTTCGACAATCTCCTCGTGGCGGGACGAAACCTGTCCGCAACCCATGTGGCGCAAGCCTCGGTTCGCGTCGCCGGCCCGTGCATGGCCATGGGAGAGGCCGCCGGCGCGGCCGCGGCGGCGAGCCTGGCCGCGGGCGCAAATGTCCGCGCCGTCCCGATCGAGTTGCTGCAAGGCTCGCTGGAGCGCCACGGCGTGATCCTCACGCCTGCCCTCGCCTAG
- a CDS encoding dihydroxy-acid dehydratase has protein sequence MNARPLRSNFEPGSPRWAVRRAQWRALGLTEADLEKPKIAVVNSSSELSICFSHLDGVAARVKEAIRAAGALAFEVRTAAPSDFITSAGRQGRYILPSRDLMVNDIEVQVEGAMLDGMVCLASCDKTAPGQLMAAARLDIPTIIVPCGYQPHGRLDGQAVDIEEVYESVGKVSAGVITLQRLAAMCDVAITGPGVCAGMGTANTMHIATEALGLALPGSTPVLANSARMFEFAQAAGNRIVEMVREGLNPRRLLTKEAFENAVMAGLALSASINLVRHLQAVAMEAQCPVDIYELYDRLGPRVPLLCAVRPNGETRIEELEAAGGTRAVMKRLESLLHREALTVSGRSWGEELARPFAVGSVLRTLDDPLSRKPSVIVMRGNIAPEGAILKLGDASAKQSVFDGRALVFGSQEEALAALREGRLVPGTIAVLSGMGCRGGPGMALASGFVAAVDGAGLSTSVAVITDGQLSGLNRGIAIGQVSPEAALGGPIGLVEDGDVIRIDMERHCVTLQVPQAELEARAGRLVAHEPARENGWLSIYARVVEPMSRGAVLVRPAEGPRK, from the coding sequence ATGAACGCGAGGCCCCTGCGCAGCAACTTCGAACCCGGATCCCCCCGCTGGGCCGTGCGGCGCGCGCAATGGCGGGCGCTCGGCCTCACCGAGGCCGATCTCGAGAAGCCCAAGATCGCGGTCGTCAATTCCTCCTCCGAGCTCTCGATCTGCTTCAGCCACCTCGACGGCGTGGCCGCCCGCGTGAAGGAGGCGATCCGCGCCGCGGGCGCGCTCGCGTTCGAGGTGCGCACCGCGGCCCCGAGCGACTTCATCACCAGCGCCGGGCGCCAGGGGCGCTACATCCTGCCCAGCCGCGACCTGATGGTGAACGACATCGAGGTGCAGGTGGAAGGCGCGATGCTCGACGGCATGGTCTGCCTCGCCTCCTGCGACAAGACGGCGCCGGGCCAGCTCATGGCCGCTGCGCGCCTGGACATTCCGACGATCATCGTGCCCTGCGGCTACCAGCCCCACGGCCGCCTCGATGGCCAGGCGGTGGACATCGAGGAGGTCTACGAGAGCGTGGGCAAGGTGAGCGCCGGCGTCATCACGCTGCAGCGCCTGGCCGCGATGTGCGACGTGGCGATCACCGGTCCGGGCGTCTGCGCGGGCATGGGGACCGCCAACACGATGCATATCGCAACCGAGGCGCTGGGCCTCGCCCTGCCCGGCAGCACGCCGGTGCTCGCCAACAGTGCGCGCATGTTCGAGTTCGCGCAGGCCGCGGGAAATCGCATCGTGGAGATGGTGCGCGAGGGACTCAATCCGCGCCGCCTCCTCACGAAGGAGGCCTTCGAGAACGCGGTCATGGCCGGCCTCGCGCTCTCGGCCTCGATCAACCTCGTGCGCCACCTGCAGGCCGTCGCGATGGAGGCGCAGTGCCCCGTCGACATCTACGAGCTGTACGACCGTCTCGGCCCGCGCGTGCCGCTGCTTTGTGCGGTGCGCCCGAATGGCGAGACGCGCATCGAGGAACTGGAAGCGGCCGGCGGAACGCGCGCCGTGATGAAGCGCCTGGAGAGCCTGCTGCACCGCGAGGCGCTCACCGTTTCGGGACGCTCGTGGGGCGAGGAGCTTGCGCGGCCCTTCGCTGTCGGCAGCGTGCTGCGCACGCTCGACGACCCGCTCTCGCGCAAGCCCTCGGTGATCGTGATGCGCGGCAACATCGCTCCCGAAGGCGCGATCCTCAAGCTGGGAGATGCCAGCGCCAAACAGTCGGTGTTCGACGGCAGGGCCCTCGTGTTCGGCTCTCAGGAAGAGGCGCTCGCGGCGCTTCGCGAAGGGCGCCTGGTGCCGGGCACGATTGCCGTGCTGAGCGGCATGGGCTGCCGCGGCGGCCCGGGCATGGCGCTCGCCTCGGGCTTCGTGGCGGCGGTCGATGGCGCCGGCCTGTCGACGAGCGTCGCGGTGATCACCGACGGGCAGCTCTCGGGCCTGAATCGCGGCATCGCGATCGGGCAGGTCTCGCCCGAGGCGGCCCTGGGCGGGCCCATCGGGCTCGTGGAGGATGGGGATGTGATCCGGATCGACATGGAACGCCATTGCGTGACCCTGCAGGTGCCGCAGGCGGAACTCGAGGCGCGCGCCGGGCGGCTGGTGGCGCACGAACCCGCCCGCGAGAACGGGTGGCTGTCGATCTACGCACGCGTCGTGGAACCCATGTCCCGCGGCGCGGTGCTGGTGCGCCCGGCCGAAGGGCCGCGCAAGTGA